One genomic region from Streptomyces sp. NBC_01304 encodes:
- a CDS encoding serine/threonine-protein kinase yields MSGHAVPVPKRYRVGGWEVGDPIASGAFGSVYRARRTGPSPGEGEPERAALKFLPTGTHTPRQLRHLAELAEREVELLSRLHSPRLIRMYETLTVDDVERPELDGATVLVLEEATGSLDALLAKSPRPATGPVLLAQICEGLEQLHRAGWVHGDLKPANVLLMADGSARLADFNMAAEMEGTHAYSPAFATPDYTPPELLWSEIGERGMQIRPTADIWAFGVLAHLVLTGSHPLPGATPTTRRHAAVQFALGTEELRLSPQLPEEWREIITDCLSPNHAERATHDTESLLRRVDSAAGTTPSPQLRSARPLLHNRWLWATAAALVAGVTSLTLTLGGDPEGSGGKDPAGTRPVGIDATKTGYDRCAAGNVCFFTEADGEGEICAWNGDDIDWADGEISCSWAHTKKSRSVFNNGAGAGTGEEYIDVVYYAKAYLRERLACVGNGAKRNLRKPNQPLSHSWVYMC; encoded by the coding sequence GTGAGCGGGCACGCTGTGCCGGTCCCCAAGCGCTATCGGGTGGGCGGCTGGGAGGTGGGCGACCCGATCGCCAGCGGCGCCTTCGGCAGCGTGTACCGGGCGCGGCGTACCGGCCCGTCCCCCGGCGAGGGAGAGCCCGAGCGGGCGGCCCTCAAGTTCCTGCCGACCGGCACTCACACTCCGCGCCAGCTGCGGCACCTGGCCGAACTGGCCGAGCGTGAGGTTGAGTTGCTGTCCCGGCTGCATTCGCCTCGGCTGATCAGAATGTACGAGACCCTCACGGTCGACGATGTGGAACGCCCTGAGCTCGACGGCGCCACCGTCCTCGTACTGGAAGAGGCGACCGGATCGCTCGACGCCCTCCTCGCCAAGTCGCCACGCCCCGCGACCGGTCCGGTGCTGCTCGCCCAGATCTGCGAGGGCCTGGAACAACTCCACCGCGCGGGGTGGGTACACGGGGACCTCAAGCCGGCGAACGTACTGCTGATGGCGGACGGATCGGCGCGCCTCGCGGACTTCAACATGGCGGCGGAGATGGAGGGCACGCATGCCTATTCACCCGCATTCGCCACGCCGGACTACACACCGCCCGAGCTGCTGTGGTCCGAGATCGGCGAGCGGGGGATGCAGATCCGGCCGACGGCGGACATATGGGCGTTCGGGGTGCTGGCCCATCTGGTGCTGACCGGCAGCCACCCGCTGCCCGGCGCGACACCCACCACCCGCAGGCATGCGGCGGTGCAGTTCGCGCTCGGCACGGAGGAGCTGAGGCTGTCGCCCCAACTCCCCGAAGAGTGGCGGGAGATCATCACGGACTGCCTGTCTCCCAACCACGCCGAACGGGCCACGCACGACACGGAGTCGCTGCTTCGGCGGGTGGACTCCGCGGCGGGCACCACCCCGTCACCCCAACTACGCTCGGCCCGCCCGCTGCTGCACAACCGCTGGCTCTGGGCCACCGCGGCCGCACTGGTCGCGGGCGTCACGTCGCTCACCCTCACGCTGGGCGGGGACCCGGAGGGCTCCGGAGGCAAGGACCCGGCCGGAACCCGGCCGGTCGGCATAGACGCAACCAAAACGGGCTACGACCGGTGTGCCGCAGGAAATGTCTGCTTCTTCACCGAGGCCGACGGCGAGGGCGAGATATGCGCCTGGAACGGCGACGACATCGACTGGGCAGATGGCGAGATCAGTTGCAGCTGGGCTCATACGAAGAAGAGCCGGTCGGTCTTCAACAACGGGGCCGGGGCCGGCACCGGCGAGGAGTACATCGACGTGGTCTATTACGCCAAGGCATACCTGCGCGAGCGCCTGGCCTGCGTCGGGAATGGCGCCAAGAGGAATCTCCGCAAGCCGAATCAGCCCCTCTCGCACAGCTGGGTATACATGTGCTGA